Below is a genomic region from Miscanthus floridulus cultivar M001 chromosome 1, ASM1932011v1, whole genome shotgun sequence.
CTGTGTCTGACATGGGCGATTAATTAGCCAGACGACCCGCTCTCAGCTCAGCTTCCACGGCGAGTCGCCGACTGCCATTGGAACACCGGTAGCTTTCTCTTTATTAATCGCCTTTTGGGATGGGGGCGCCCGCCCCcagccctccccccccccccccccccacccacacacGCGCGCGTAGAAACAGAGTCAAAACCCCACCGCCTCCCTATATATACGCTCTCCGCCCGCTGCCCCTCGTCACTCCCAGTGTGCCCTGCTCGGTCGGTTCCTCAGTCAGTCACCTCCACTCCACTCCCCTCCCCCGCCTCTGCCTCTGCACGTACGTATGCCAACCATACAGCGGGCAGAGATGGGAGGCGCAGGCGCGCCGCGGCGGCCGGGCGAGGCGGTCGAGGTGACGGAGCTGGAGCTGCGCATCCAGCTGCTGGGTGGCGGCGGCGTTGGCGGCGCCGGCAGCGGCAGCTACAACATCAACGACAACGCCGACATCCTGGCGGAGATCCTGTCGCGCCTGGACGGGCGGTCGCTGGCCGCGGCCGCCTGCGTGTGCCGCCTCTGGGCCGCCGTGGCGCGCCGCGACGCCGTCTGGGAGGCGCTGTGCCTCCGCCACGTCGGCCCCCCCGCGCCACCGGCGGCCGCGGGCCCGGCCACCCGCGCCGTCGTCGCCGCGCTCGGCGGGTACCGCCGCCTCTACCGCCTCTGCCTCGGCCCGGCGCTGGACCGGctggcgcaggcgcaggcgcaggaGGCGCGGGCGCACCACCTGTcgctctccctctcgctctcgctcTTCTCCATCGACTGCTACGagcgcctcggcggcggcggcggcgggggaccCAGCGCCGGCAAGCGCGTGAGACAGCAGCCGTCGTCGCTGCTGTTCCTCTGCAAGCCCGTCGACGTGTCGTGATGGCATTCAGCTGTCGTCGCTCGCTCCTCTGCTCGTCCTTTCCACGTCGTCGCGTCGCCCTTGGCGTACGCTGCCGGGCCTGGGCGCCTGGCCTTTGCTGCTAGCTGCAACTGCAATGCTCGATTGAGTGCccaccgcccgccgccgccgcttaacATAATCATTAATTCGTTTGGTTTCGTTGATTAGCACGGACGAACAATAATAAGCAAGAGGTCTTCAATCAATTCAGGCTGTACTAC
It encodes:
- the LOC136505210 gene encoding F-box protein SNE-like, whose protein sequence is MPTIQRAEMGGAGAPRRPGEAVEVTELELRIQLLGGGGVGGAGSGSYNINDNADILAEILSRLDGRSLAAAACVCRLWAAVARRDAVWEALCLRHVGPPAPPAAAGPATRAVVAALGGYRRLYRLCLGPALDRLAQAQAQEARAHHLSLSLSLSLFSIDCYERLGGGGGGGPSAGKRVRQQPSSLLFLCKPVDVS